In Microbacterium cremeum, a genomic segment contains:
- a CDS encoding glutamate synthase subunit beta: MADPKGFLKVTERELPPRRPVPVRIMDWKEVYEPGDTAVLRRQAGRCMDCGVPFCHQGCPLGNLIPEWNDLTWRGEGRAAIERLHATNNFPEFTGRLCPAPCESACVLGINQPAVTIKQVEVSIIDEAFAHGWVEPEPPGRLTGKTVAVVGSGPAGLAAAQQLTRAGHTVAVFERDDRIGGLLRYGIPDFKMEKRHLESRLRQMQDEGTRFRAGVEIGKDISWSDLRARYDAVVIATGATVPRDLPIPGRDLAGVHFAMEYLVESNKAVAGDAVANQITAEGKHVVVIGGGDTGADCIGTAHRHGALSVTNLAIGRRPPGERPDHQPWPMSPTIFEVQSAHEEGGERAYLASTVEFLANEVGEVRALRIAETEFVDGRRVPKSGTEREIPADLVLIAMGFTGPEQAFLEDQLGAQFTERGNVRREDDYQTTASGVFVAGDAGRGQSLIVWAIAEGRAAAANVDRFLMGETHLPEPVRPTDVAIGLQPA, encoded by the coding sequence GTGGCTGACCCGAAGGGCTTTCTGAAGGTCACCGAGCGCGAACTGCCCCCGCGGCGGCCCGTGCCGGTGCGCATCATGGACTGGAAAGAGGTCTACGAGCCGGGCGACACGGCCGTGCTGCGCCGGCAGGCCGGCCGCTGCATGGACTGCGGCGTCCCGTTCTGTCATCAGGGCTGCCCGCTGGGCAACCTCATCCCCGAGTGGAACGACCTGACGTGGCGCGGTGAAGGCCGTGCGGCGATCGAGCGGCTGCACGCGACCAACAACTTCCCGGAGTTCACCGGCCGGCTGTGCCCGGCCCCGTGCGAGAGCGCGTGCGTGCTGGGCATCAACCAGCCGGCGGTCACGATCAAGCAGGTCGAGGTCTCGATCATCGACGAGGCGTTCGCACACGGCTGGGTCGAGCCCGAGCCGCCCGGGCGCCTGACGGGCAAGACCGTCGCCGTCGTGGGCTCGGGTCCCGCGGGTCTCGCCGCGGCGCAGCAGCTCACGCGCGCCGGCCACACCGTCGCCGTGTTCGAGCGCGATGACCGCATCGGCGGACTCCTGCGCTACGGCATCCCCGACTTCAAGATGGAGAAGCGCCACCTCGAGTCCCGGCTTCGCCAGATGCAGGACGAGGGCACCCGCTTCCGCGCCGGCGTCGAGATCGGCAAGGACATCTCGTGGAGCGACCTGCGCGCGCGCTACGACGCCGTCGTGATCGCGACGGGCGCGACCGTGCCGCGCGACCTTCCCATCCCGGGGCGCGACCTCGCAGGCGTGCACTTCGCGATGGAGTACCTGGTCGAGTCCAACAAGGCGGTGGCCGGCGACGCCGTCGCGAACCAGATCACCGCCGAGGGCAAGCACGTCGTCGTGATCGGCGGCGGCGACACCGGCGCCGACTGCATCGGCACCGCGCACCGGCACGGCGCGCTCAGCGTGACGAACCTCGCGATCGGCCGCCGGCCTCCCGGCGAGCGGCCCGATCACCAGCCGTGGCCGATGTCGCCGACGATCTTCGAGGTCCAGTCGGCGCACGAGGAGGGGGGCGAGCGCGCCTATCTCGCCTCGACGGTCGAGTTCCTCGCGAACGAGGTCGGCGAGGTGCGTGCGCTCCGCATCGCCGAGACCGAGTTCGTCGACGGCCGGCGCGTGCCCAAGAGCGGCACCGAGCGCGAGATCCCTGCCGACCTCGTGCTGATCGCGATGGGTTTCACGGGCCCCGAGCAGGCGTTCCTCGAGGACCAGCTCGGTGCGCAGTTCACCGAGCGCGGCAACGTGCGTCGCGAGGACGACTACCAGACGACCGCCTCCGGCGTGTTCGTCGCGGGCGATGCCGGTCGCGGGCAGTCCCTCATCGTGTGGGCCATCGCCGAGGGCCGTGCGGCCGCGGCGAACGTGGACCGCTTCCTCATGGGTGAGACCCACCTGCCCGAGCCGGTCCGCCCGACCGATGTCGCCATCGGCCTGCAGCCCGCGTAG
- the pyk gene encoding pyruvate kinase gives MRRAKIVATLGPATSTYEMVRAIIDAGVDVARFNLSHGDYSVHDNNFANVRKAADDAGRAVAVLVDLQGPKIRLGKFENGPHELAVGDIFKITTEDILGTKEIVGTTFKGLPNDVNPGDFLLIDDGKVRVKVIETDGTVVTTEVIVGGPVSNNKGINLPGVAVNVPALSDKDEADLRWGLRAGADLIALSFVRDAKDVQRVHVIMAEEGRHVPVIAKIEKPQAVDNLEEIIDAFDGIMVARGDLGVELPLEAVPIVQKRAVELCRRMAKPVIVATQMLESMIENPVPTRAETSDVANAVLDGADAVMLSGETSVGKYPVTVVETMARIIGSTEEHGLERILPLTTKPRTQGGAITLAAMEVAEFVEAKYLCIFTESGDTARRMSRLRPRIPMIGFAPDPAIRRRMAVTWGVQSTLVEHVAHTDLMFIQVDDYLLANDLAAVGDKVVVISGSPPGIIGSTNDIRIHKVGDAVHGKAPIYKTRD, from the coding sequence ATGAGACGCGCCAAGATCGTCGCCACCCTGGGTCCCGCCACATCGACGTATGAGATGGTCCGCGCGATCATCGACGCCGGCGTGGACGTCGCCCGCTTCAACCTGAGTCACGGGGACTACTCGGTCCACGACAACAACTTCGCCAACGTCCGCAAGGCCGCCGACGACGCAGGGCGCGCCGTCGCCGTGCTGGTCGACCTGCAGGGTCCGAAGATCCGCCTCGGCAAGTTCGAGAACGGTCCGCACGAGCTGGCCGTCGGCGACATCTTCAAGATCACCACCGAAGACATCCTCGGCACCAAAGAGATCGTCGGCACGACCTTCAAGGGACTGCCGAACGACGTCAATCCGGGCGACTTCCTCCTCATCGACGACGGCAAGGTGCGCGTCAAGGTCATCGAGACCGACGGCACCGTCGTCACGACCGAGGTCATCGTCGGCGGGCCGGTGTCGAACAACAAGGGCATCAACCTGCCGGGCGTGGCGGTCAACGTCCCCGCCCTGTCCGACAAGGACGAGGCCGACCTGCGCTGGGGTCTGCGCGCGGGCGCCGACCTCATCGCCCTGTCGTTCGTGCGCGACGCCAAGGACGTCCAGCGCGTGCACGTGATCATGGCGGAGGAGGGGCGTCACGTCCCGGTCATCGCGAAGATCGAGAAGCCGCAGGCCGTCGACAACCTCGAAGAGATCATCGACGCGTTCGACGGCATCATGGTCGCGCGCGGCGACCTCGGCGTCGAGCTGCCCCTCGAGGCGGTTCCGATCGTGCAGAAGCGCGCCGTCGAGCTGTGCCGCCGCATGGCGAAGCCCGTCATCGTGGCGACCCAGATGCTCGAGTCGATGATCGAGAACCCCGTGCCCACGCGCGCCGAGACGAGCGACGTGGCCAACGCCGTGCTCGACGGCGCGGACGCGGTCATGCTCTCGGGCGAGACGAGCGTCGGCAAGTACCCCGTCACGGTCGTCGAGACTATGGCGCGCATCATCGGCTCGACCGAGGAGCACGGCCTCGAGCGGATCCTGCCGCTCACCACGAAGCCGCGCACGCAGGGTGGAGCGATCACCCTCGCCGCGATGGAGGTCGCCGAATTCGTCGAGGCGAAGTACCTCTGCATCTTCACCGAGTCCGGCGACACCGCGCGCCGCATGTCGCGCCTGCGCCCGCGCATCCCGATGATCGGCTTCGCTCCCGATCCGGCCATCCGCCGCCGCATGGCGGTGACGTGGGGTGTGCAGTCGACCCTCGTCGAGCACGTCGCGCACACCGACCTGATGTTCATCCAGGTCGACGACTACCTGCTCGCGAACGACCTCGCCGCCGTCGGCGACAAGGTCGTCGTGATCTCGGGATCGCCTCCCGGCATCATCGGCTCGACGAACGACATCCGCATCCACAAGGTCGGCGACGCCGTGCACGGCAAGGCCCCGATCTACAAGACGCGCGACTGA
- a CDS encoding SHOCT domain-containing protein, which translates to MSFFGEFFWFLLWSFYFIAYLYVVIVIITDLFRDHKLNGWLKALWIIALIFVPFLTALVYIIARGKGMAERATAARGPMISEADDYRPAASSSPADDIAQAKALLDAGTISQGEYEALKSKALGNQYFGA; encoded by the coding sequence ATGTCCTTCTTCGGTGAGTTCTTCTGGTTCCTGCTGTGGAGCTTCTACTTCATCGCATACCTGTACGTGGTGATCGTGATCATCACCGACCTGTTCCGCGACCACAAGCTCAACGGCTGGCTCAAGGCGCTGTGGATCATCGCCTTGATCTTCGTGCCGTTCCTCACGGCGCTCGTCTATATCATCGCCCGCGGCAAGGGCATGGCCGAGCGCGCCACGGCGGCTCGTGGCCCGATGATCTCGGAGGCCGACGACTACCGCCCGGCCGCGTCGTCCAGCCCCGCCGACGACATCGCCCAGGCCAAGGCGCTGCTGGATGCCGGCACGATCTCGCAGGGCGAGTACGAAGCGCTCAAGAGCAAGGCGCTGGGCAACCAGTACTTCGGCGCCTGA
- a CDS encoding ANTAR domain-containing response regulator: MVTEQEQNAASTASTPRRVVVAEDESLIRLDIVEILRDNGFDVVGEAGDGETAVQLATELRPDLVIMDVKMPQLDGISAAEKLSKNHIAPVVLLTAFSQKELVERASEAGALAYVVKPFTPNDLLPAIEIALARYEQIITLEAEVADMVERFETRKLVDRAKGLLNEKMGLSEPEAFRWIQKASMDRRLTMQDVAKAIIEQLAPKKD; this comes from the coding sequence ATGGTGACTGAGCAGGAGCAGAACGCCGCATCGACGGCATCCACCCCCCGTCGCGTCGTGGTCGCCGAAGATGAGTCGCTGATCCGGCTCGACATCGTCGAGATCCTGCGCGACAACGGATTCGACGTCGTCGGCGAAGCGGGTGACGGTGAGACCGCCGTCCAGCTCGCGACCGAGCTGCGTCCTGACCTCGTCATCATGGATGTCAAGATGCCGCAACTCGACGGCATCTCGGCCGCCGAGAAGCTCAGCAAGAACCACATCGCGCCGGTCGTGCTGCTGACCGCCTTCAGCCAGAAGGAGCTCGTCGAGCGCGCGAGCGAGGCCGGCGCTCTCGCGTACGTCGTGAAGCCGTTCACCCCGAACGACCTGCTGCCCGCGATCGAGATCGCCCTGGCGCGCTACGAGCAGATCATCACGCTCGAGGCCGAGGTCGCCGACATGGTGGAGCGGTTCGAGACCCGCAAGCTCGTCGACCGGGCCAAGGGCCTCCTCAACGAGAAGATGGGGCTGTCCGAGCCCGAGGCGTTCCGGTGGATCCAGAAGGCCTCGATGGACCGCCGCCTCACCATGCAGGACGTCGCGAAGGCCATCATCGAGCAGCTCGCGCCCAAGAAGGACTGA
- a CDS encoding PaaI family thioesterase, translated as MPEPSVAPQDELAWAQARGIGALAEKMGFEWLEFTPDRAVARMPVEGNTQPVGLFHGGAYVVLGESLGSMHANFHAGPGRLAVGVDINATHTRSATSGSVTGVCTPLHLGRSVTVHEIVVTDDEGRRCSTVRITNHIRRIE; from the coding sequence ATGCCCGAACCATCCGTCGCACCGCAGGACGAGCTCGCATGGGCCCAGGCCCGGGGCATCGGCGCGCTCGCGGAGAAGATGGGCTTCGAGTGGCTCGAGTTCACTCCCGATCGCGCGGTCGCGCGCATGCCCGTCGAAGGCAACACGCAGCCCGTGGGCCTGTTCCACGGCGGCGCGTACGTGGTGCTGGGCGAGTCGCTCGGGTCGATGCACGCGAACTTCCACGCCGGCCCGGGCCGGCTCGCCGTGGGCGTCGACATCAACGCCACGCACACGCGCTCCGCGACCTCGGGGTCTGTGACCGGGGTCTGCACTCCCCTGCATCTCGGCCGGAGCGTCACCGTCCACGAGATTGTCGTGACCGACGATGAGGGGCGGCGCTGCTCCACAGTGCGCATCACGAACCACATCCGCCGGATCGAGTAG
- the polA gene encoding DNA polymerase I, which yields MTDSRKPTLLVVDGHSLAYRAFYALPVDNFSTKDGQHTNGIYGFLAMLINLIKAERPTHLAVAFDTSRQSFRTREYAEYKANRSETPSEFKGQIPLLQDCLAAMSIQVLQQEDIEADDILATLAAQASADGFRVLVCSGDRDTIQLVNDDITLLYPNVQGVSQLKRYDRQAVIDRYGVPPEQYPDIAALVGETSDNLPGVPKVGEKTAVKWLTQFGSLDALLEGAETIKGVVGNNLREHIDDVRRNRMLNRLLTDVELPLTPHDLEVQPMDAQAVRDIFSRLEFKTLIPRVAELAGIEQQMAAVTSAAAVPMPASAELEAGGLREWLDARQGDVGVTVELVGGLPQRIGLATKDAAAEASWTPEVAEALSDWLASDAPKVFSDAKPQVKALRRAGLTVRGLAFDVIVAGWLLRPSFPDKTLAHLVDRYLDEKLPEADPTQLVPETEGATPGQLSWFTMRVAESVRAELPASVQKVLDDIELPTLVALADMELAGVAVSHDTLAGFSGELGARADALAEAAYAAIGREVNLGSPKQLQEVLFDELQLPKTRKTKTGYSTDAAVLADLQETNPHPFLDLLLQHREATKLRQIIESLDTAIGADGRIHTTYVQTGSQTGRLSSTDPNLQNIPIRTEESRRIRSAFVVGDGYETLLTADYSQIEMRIMAHLSEDPGLIEAFNSGEDLHRFVGARVFAVDPSDVTPAMRTKVKAMSYGLVYGLSAFGLSKQLRIEQAEAKQLMMEYFARFGAVRDYLRSSVEQARIDGYTETIFGRRRPFPDLASPNRVLRENAERAALNAPIQGSAADIMKIALFHIHDDFATAGLRSRVLLQIHDELVIEVAPGEWDEAERIVRVRMGDAAHLSVPLDVQIGRGADWNAAGH from the coding sequence GTGACGGACTCCCGAAAGCCTACTCTCCTCGTCGTGGACGGCCATTCGCTGGCGTACCGGGCGTTCTACGCACTCCCGGTCGACAATTTCTCGACCAAGGACGGCCAGCACACGAACGGCATCTATGGGTTCCTCGCGATGCTGATCAACCTCATCAAGGCAGAGCGACCCACCCACCTGGCGGTCGCGTTCGACACGTCGCGACAGTCGTTCCGCACACGCGAGTACGCCGAGTACAAGGCGAACCGGTCCGAGACCCCGTCCGAGTTCAAGGGCCAGATCCCGCTGCTGCAGGACTGCCTCGCCGCCATGAGCATCCAGGTGCTCCAGCAGGAAGACATCGAGGCCGACGACATCCTCGCGACCCTCGCGGCGCAGGCCTCCGCCGACGGCTTCCGCGTGCTGGTGTGCTCGGGCGACCGCGACACCATCCAGCTCGTCAACGACGACATCACGCTGCTCTACCCGAACGTCCAGGGGGTCTCGCAGCTCAAGCGCTACGACCGCCAGGCGGTGATCGACCGCTACGGCGTGCCGCCCGAGCAGTATCCCGACATCGCGGCGCTCGTCGGCGAGACCAGCGACAACCTGCCGGGCGTGCCGAAGGTCGGCGAGAAGACCGCGGTCAAGTGGCTCACGCAGTTCGGGTCGCTCGACGCGCTGCTCGAGGGCGCCGAGACGATCAAGGGCGTCGTGGGCAACAACCTCCGCGAGCACATCGACGATGTGCGTCGCAATCGGATGCTCAACCGGCTGCTGACCGACGTCGAGCTGCCGCTGACGCCGCACGACCTCGAGGTGCAGCCGATGGACGCGCAGGCCGTGCGCGACATCTTCTCCCGCCTCGAGTTCAAGACGCTCATCCCGCGCGTCGCCGAGCTCGCCGGCATCGAACAGCAGATGGCGGCGGTCACCTCGGCCGCAGCGGTGCCGATGCCCGCGTCCGCCGAGCTCGAGGCCGGCGGTCTGCGCGAGTGGCTCGACGCGAGGCAGGGCGACGTCGGGGTCACGGTGGAGCTCGTGGGCGGGCTGCCGCAGCGCATCGGGCTGGCGACGAAGGATGCCGCGGCCGAGGCATCGTGGACACCCGAGGTGGCAGAGGCACTGAGCGACTGGCTCGCCTCCGACGCGCCCAAGGTCTTCAGCGACGCCAAGCCGCAGGTCAAGGCGCTGCGGCGCGCCGGGCTCACCGTGCGCGGGCTCGCGTTCGACGTCATTGTCGCGGGCTGGCTGCTGCGGCCGAGCTTCCCCGACAAGACGCTCGCCCACCTCGTCGACCGCTACCTGGACGAGAAGCTGCCCGAGGCCGATCCGACGCAGCTCGTGCCCGAGACCGAGGGCGCGACGCCGGGGCAGCTGTCGTGGTTCACGATGCGGGTCGCCGAGTCCGTGCGCGCCGAACTGCCCGCGAGCGTGCAGAAGGTCCTGGACGACATCGAGCTGCCGACGCTCGTCGCCCTCGCCGACATGGAGCTCGCGGGCGTCGCCGTGTCGCACGACACCCTGGCCGGTTTCTCGGGTGAGCTCGGCGCGCGCGCCGACGCCCTGGCCGAGGCGGCGTACGCCGCGATCGGGCGCGAGGTCAACCTCGGGTCGCCCAAGCAGCTGCAGGAGGTGCTCTTCGACGAGCTGCAGCTGCCCAAGACGCGCAAGACCAAGACCGGGTACTCCACGGATGCCGCGGTCCTCGCCGACCTGCAGGAGACCAACCCGCATCCGTTCCTCGACCTGCTGCTGCAGCACCGCGAGGCCACGAAGCTGCGCCAGATCATCGAGTCGCTCGACACCGCGATCGGCGCGGACGGGCGCATCCACACCACCTACGTGCAGACGGGAAGTCAGACGGGGCGTCTGTCGAGCACCGACCCCAACCTGCAGAACATCCCGATCCGCACCGAGGAGAGCCGCCGGATCCGATCCGCGTTCGTGGTCGGCGACGGCTACGAGACGCTGCTGACGGCCGACTACTCGCAGATCGAGATGCGCATCATGGCGCATCTGTCGGAGGACCCCGGTCTCATCGAGGCCTTCAACTCCGGCGAGGACCTGCACCGCTTCGTCGGCGCACGCGTGTTCGCCGTGGATCCCTCCGACGTGACCCCGGCGATGCGCACGAAGGTCAAGGCGATGTCGTACGGGCTCGTCTACGGGCTCTCGGCTTTCGGCCTCTCGAAGCAGCTGCGCATCGAGCAAGCCGAGGCGAAGCAGCTCATGATGGAGTACTTCGCGAGATTCGGCGCGGTGCGCGACTACCTGCGATCATCCGTCGAGCAGGCGCGGATCGACGGGTACACCGAGACGATCTTCGGGCGCCGGCGTCCGTTCCCCGACCTCGCGAGCCCGAACCGCGTGCTGCGCGAGAACGCGGAGCGCGCGGCCCTCAACGCGCCGATCCAGGGCAGCGCGGCCGACATCATGAAGATCGCGCTGTTCCACATCCACGACGACTTCGCCACCGCCGGCCTGCGTTCGCGCGTGCTGCTGCAGATCCACGACGAGCTCGTGATCGAGGTCGCACCGGGGGAGTGGGACGAGGCCGAGCGCATCGTGCGTGTACGCATGGGTGACGCCGCGCACCTGTCGGTTCCTCTCGACGTGCAGATCGGCCGCGGGGCCGACTGGAACGCGGCGGGGCACTGA
- a CDS encoding DUF885 domain-containing protein, producing the protein MTDETRTPTQIDKIADAWVDTLAELEPTLATYIGRTEYNDRFGDYSPTGQEQLIAEGRKTLAALAASTPVDDIDTVTKDDLSREIALGIELHDAKWHLRDLNVIASHAQDIRSAFDLMPTDTSDDWSVVATRLKAVPGAIDGYVESLREGIAQGVVPARRQVVEVVAQIARYTEDGGFFATFAAEAAPSEGQLPASLARDIADNANAARVAYDQLAEFLANELAPAAAEKDAVGRELYALHSRRFLGATIDLDETYEWGVEELARMVAEQEAIAHEIKAGASVEEAVAFLEQDPSRKLHGTDALQKWMQETSDRAVEELGRSHFDIPEPIRRLECMIAPTREGGIYYTGPTDDFSRPGRMWWSVPEGVDEFDTWRELTTVYHEGVPGHHLQIAQAVYNRAQLNSYRRLLGGTSGHAEGWALYAERLMEQLGYLSDPADRLGMLDGQRMRAARVVLDIGVHLEKPRPDGNGTWDADFALEFMRHNVNMSDEFVKFEVNRYLGWPGQAPSYKVGQRIWEQLRDEVAEREGDAFEIKRFHKRALDIGGVGLDTLRAALSR; encoded by the coding sequence ATGACTGACGAAACCCGCACACCCACGCAGATCGACAAGATCGCCGATGCATGGGTGGACACGCTCGCCGAGCTCGAACCGACGCTCGCGACCTACATCGGCCGCACCGAGTACAACGACCGGTTCGGCGACTACAGCCCCACCGGCCAGGAGCAGCTGATCGCCGAAGGGCGCAAGACGCTCGCGGCCCTCGCCGCCTCGACACCTGTCGACGACATCGACACCGTGACGAAGGACGACCTGTCCCGCGAGATCGCGCTCGGCATCGAGCTGCACGATGCGAAGTGGCATCTGCGCGACCTCAATGTGATCGCGTCGCACGCTCAGGACATCCGGTCGGCGTTCGACCTGATGCCGACCGATACCAGCGACGACTGGTCGGTCGTCGCGACCCGCCTGAAGGCCGTTCCCGGCGCGATCGACGGCTATGTCGAGTCGCTCCGCGAAGGCATCGCGCAGGGGGTCGTCCCCGCCCGTCGTCAGGTGGTCGAGGTCGTCGCGCAGATCGCGCGCTACACCGAGGACGGCGGCTTCTTCGCCACGTTCGCCGCCGAAGCGGCCCCGAGCGAGGGGCAGCTGCCGGCATCGCTGGCCCGCGACATCGCCGACAACGCCAACGCCGCGCGCGTCGCCTACGACCAGCTCGCCGAGTTCCTCGCGAACGAGCTCGCGCCGGCCGCGGCCGAGAAAGACGCCGTCGGGCGTGAGCTGTATGCGCTGCACTCCCGCCGGTTCCTGGGCGCCACGATCGACCTCGACGAGACCTACGAGTGGGGCGTCGAGGAGCTTGCCCGCATGGTCGCCGAGCAGGAGGCCATCGCTCACGAGATCAAGGCGGGCGCGTCCGTCGAGGAAGCCGTCGCGTTCCTCGAGCAGGACCCCAGCCGCAAGCTCCACGGCACCGACGCGCTGCAGAAGTGGATGCAGGAGACCAGCGACCGCGCGGTCGAAGAGCTCGGTCGTTCGCACTTCGACATCCCCGAGCCGATCCGGCGCCTCGAGTGCATGATCGCCCCGACGCGCGAAGGCGGCATCTACTACACCGGCCCCACCGACGACTTCTCGCGTCCGGGACGCATGTGGTGGTCGGTGCCCGAGGGCGTCGACGAGTTCGACACCTGGCGTGAGCTGACCACGGTTTACCACGAGGGCGTTCCGGGCCACCACCTGCAGATCGCGCAGGCCGTGTACAACCGCGCGCAGCTCAACTCGTACCGCCGTCTGCTCGGTGGCACCTCCGGTCACGCCGAAGGCTGGGCGCTGTACGCCGAACGGCTGATGGAGCAGCTCGGGTATCTGTCGGATCCGGCGGACCGCCTGGGCATGCTCGACGGCCAGCGCATGCGCGCCGCGCGCGTCGTGCTCGACATCGGCGTGCACCTGGAGAAGCCGCGTCCCGACGGGAACGGCACGTGGGACGCCGACTTCGCGCTCGAGTTCATGCGCCACAACGTCAACATGTCGGACGAGTTCGTGAAGTTCGAGGTCAACCGCTATCTCGGCTGGCCCGGGCAGGCACCGTCGTACAAGGTCGGTCAGCGCATCTGGGAGCAACTGCGCGACGAGGTCGCCGAGCGCGAGGGCGACGCCTTCGAGATCAAGCGCTTCCACAAGCGCGCGCTCGACATCGGCGGCGTCGGCCTCGACACGCTGCGCGCCGCGCTGTCGCGCTGA
- a CDS encoding phosphoribosyltransferase, whose product MALFADRAAAGRELAESLTGWRGTDAVILGIPRGGVVTAAAVADALDLPLDVVVVRKLGAAGHEEFAVGAIADGVRLVEPSAVRWAGMSARDVDEVEAAEREELARRSEAFGSSTTALAGRTAIVVDDGVATGSSAIAACRALRSREPSRIVLAVPVAPARWSPPGDAVDEFVCPHRETDFWAVGQYYDDFAQTTDDEVVRMLAGR is encoded by the coding sequence ATGGCACTCTTCGCCGATCGTGCCGCCGCCGGACGAGAGCTCGCGGAGTCGCTGACCGGCTGGCGAGGAACGGATGCCGTGATCCTCGGCATCCCGCGGGGAGGTGTCGTGACGGCCGCCGCGGTCGCCGACGCCCTCGACCTTCCGCTGGACGTCGTCGTGGTGCGCAAGCTCGGCGCCGCCGGGCACGAGGAGTTCGCGGTCGGAGCCATCGCGGATGGCGTGCGCCTCGTCGAGCCGAGCGCGGTGCGCTGGGCGGGGATGTCGGCGCGCGACGTCGACGAGGTGGAGGCGGCCGAGCGCGAGGAGCTGGCCCGTCGCTCCGAAGCGTTCGGTTCGAGCACGACCGCGCTGGCGGGCCGTACGGCGATCGTCGTCGACGACGGCGTCGCGACGGGGTCGAGCGCGATCGCCGCCTGCCGCGCACTGCGCTCGCGCGAACCGTCTCGGATCGTCCTCGCCGTGCCGGTGGCGCCGGCGCGCTGGAGTCCGCCCGGCGATGCCGTCGACGAGTTCGTCTGCCCGCACCGCGAAACCGACTTCTGGGCCGTCGGGCAGTACTACGACGACTTCGCGCAGACCACCGACGACGAAGTGGTGCGGATGCTCGCGGGACGCTGA
- a CDS encoding LLM class flavin-dependent oxidoreductase, which produces MTDLAPEGPAGIELGLDTFGDVTRDESGTLLSHAQTIRNTVEQAELADAVGLSFFGVGEHHRPEFAVSSPEIVLAAAAARTERIHLGTAVTVLSSDDPVRVFERFATLDAVSNGRAEVILGRGSFIESFPLFGYDLSDYEALFDEKLDLFSQLLAEKPVTWQGTMRAALTDADVYPKTENGLRAWVGVGGTPESVVRAARYGYGLMLAIIGGPAARFRPFADLYRRSLETFGHAQLPIGVHSPGHVAETDQQAWDEAYEGFEAMNNTIGKERGWPPYNRLRFQHDVGPEGALYIGAPETVARKIADTVRTLDAARFDMKFSTGTLSHGKMMRSIELYGTQVAPLVRDMLA; this is translated from the coding sequence ATGACCGATCTCGCCCCTGAGGGCCCCGCAGGCATCGAACTCGGGCTCGACACCTTCGGAGATGTCACCCGTGATGAGTCGGGCACCTTGCTCAGTCACGCCCAGACGATCCGCAACACCGTGGAGCAGGCCGAGCTCGCCGACGCGGTCGGGCTGTCGTTCTTCGGCGTGGGGGAGCACCACCGACCCGAGTTCGCGGTGTCGAGTCCCGAGATCGTGCTGGCCGCCGCGGCCGCCCGCACGGAGCGCATCCATCTGGGCACCGCCGTCACGGTGCTCTCGAGCGACGACCCGGTGCGCGTTTTCGAGCGGTTCGCGACGCTCGACGCCGTCTCGAACGGGCGCGCCGAGGTGATCCTCGGGCGCGGCTCGTTCATCGAGTCGTTCCCGCTCTTCGGCTACGACCTCAGCGACTACGAGGCCCTCTTTGACGAGAAGCTCGACCTGTTCTCGCAGCTGCTGGCCGAGAAGCCGGTGACGTGGCAGGGCACGATGCGCGCCGCGCTCACCGACGCGGACGTGTACCCCAAGACCGAGAACGGCCTGCGCGCGTGGGTCGGGGTCGGCGGCACGCCTGAGTCGGTGGTTCGCGCCGCACGTTACGGCTACGGCCTCATGCTTGCGATCATCGGTGGCCCTGCCGCCCGGTTCCGGCCGTTCGCCGACCTGTACCGCCGCTCGCTCGAGACGTTCGGGCACGCACAGCTGCCGATCGGCGTGCATTCGCCGGGTCACGTCGCCGAGACCGACCAGCAGGCGTGGGATGAGGCGTACGAGGGCTTCGAGGCGATGAACAACACGATCGGCAAGGAACGCGGCTGGCCGCCGTACAACCGCCTGCGCTTCCAGCACGACGTCGGTCCGGAGGGTGCTCTCTACATCGGCGCACCCGAGACGGTCGCGCGCAAGATCGCCGACACGGTTCGCACGCTCGACGCCGCGCGCTTCGACATGAAGTTCTCGACCGGGACCCTGTCGCACGGCAAGATGATGCGCTCGATCGAGCTCTACGGCACGCAGGTCGCGCCGCTCGTGCGCGACATGCTCGCGTAG